One segment of Saprospiraceae bacterium DNA contains the following:
- a CDS encoding mechanosensitive ion channel family protein, whose amino-acid sequence MDFSNAFMFDFLLSVGGIALGLLLGWMLDRYVVRKWFSDHYVFGALKGAGVFVGLWVGVRLVLRYHQLPESWQQTIAVTWQSVLILAVTIYLARLIGRFIGQKMSDMNGLLPTASLLQNVARVVVFVIGILVLLQTFGISITPVLTALGVGGLAVALALQPTLSNLFSGIQIIASRKIRIGDFIRLENGMEGYVDDINWRSTTIKSLVNQTVIMPNSKLADSIVTNTWLPEPEVSIPIQVGISYDSDLEHVERVTLEVAQSIQTTHPNAVEGFEPPFRFVEFGDSSINFRVSLRAKDYGQQFLLRHDFIKALHARYKQEGINIPFPIRTLQLDDATQALLRKRD is encoded by the coding sequence ATGGATTTTTCCAACGCTTTCATGTTCGATTTTTTGTTGTCTGTCGGGGGCATTGCCCTTGGCTTGCTTTTAGGCTGGATGCTGGATAGGTATGTGGTGCGGAAGTGGTTCAGCGACCACTATGTTTTTGGGGCGCTGAAAGGCGCGGGCGTGTTTGTGGGCTTGTGGGTGGGGGTGCGTCTTGTGCTGCGCTACCATCAGTTGCCCGAATCATGGCAGCAGACGATTGCCGTGACTTGGCAATCGGTGCTTATCCTTGCGGTCACCATTTATTTGGCTAGACTGATTGGGCGCTTCATTGGGCAAAAAATGTCGGACATGAACGGTTTGCTGCCGACGGCGAGCCTGCTGCAAAACGTGGCTCGTGTCGTGGTGTTTGTCATCGGCATTTTGGTGCTGCTTCAGACGTTCGGCATCTCCATCACGCCCGTGCTCACGGCATTGGGGGTGGGTGGTCTGGCGGTGGCCTTGGCTTTGCAGCCCACGTTGAGCAATCTTTTTTCCGGCATACAAATCATTGCTTCCCGAAAAATCCGCATCGGCGACTTCATTCGCCTCGAAAATGGGATGGAGGGCTATGTGGACGATATCAACTGGCGCAGCACCACCATCAAATCATTGGTCAATCAGACGGTCATCATGCCCAATTCCAAGTTGGCGGATTCGATTGTGACCAACACTTGGCTGCCGGAGCCGGAGGTTTCGATTCCGATTCAGGTGGGCATCAGCTACGACAGCGACCTTGAACACGTGGAGCGTGTCACGCTTGAGGTGGCGCAAAGTATCCAAACCACGCACCCCAATGCGGTGGAGGGTTTTGAGCCGCCTTTCCGATTTGTTGAGTTCGGGGATTCGAGCATCAATTTTAGGGTCTCGCTGCGGGCCAAAGACTATGGCCAACAATTTCTACTGCGCCACGATTTCATCAAGGCACTGCACGCTCGCTACAAGCAGGAGGGCATCAATATCCCCTTCCCGATTCGCACATTGCAGCTCGACGATGCCACGCAGGCGCTTTTGCGGAAACGGGATTGA
- the rpsO gene encoding 30S ribosomal protein S15: protein MAVYYSKEKIASIVKEYGGDEKNTGNTEAQVALLTYRIESLSAHLRANPKDHSTRRALLTMVGQRKSLLSYYAKKDIYKYRALIEKLGLRK from the coding sequence ATGGCAGTTTACTATTCCAAGGAAAAAATCGCCTCCATCGTCAAGGAATATGGCGGCGACGAGAAAAACACCGGCAACACCGAAGCGCAAGTCGCCCTGTTGACCTACCGCATCGAAAGCCTGTCGGCGCATTTGCGCGCCAACCCGAAAGACCACTCCACGCGCCGCGCCCTGCTCACCATGGTCGGCCAGCGCAAGAGCCTGCTCTCGTACTACGCGAAAAAAGACATTTACAAATACCGCGCGCTCATCGAGAAACTCGGTCTTCGTAAATAA
- a CDS encoding SIR2 family protein, translating to MLSATVSPAQIAWKDILRALRDQKCVLLLGPDLLPDENCFLSLCQHLGIDFADLPGSLPRDVAMVYPKDELFLFPNDAARTRTWRRFEEFYDDWQHRVAPMYASIAALPFPVVISTLPDLGLRRVFEQRGILHQFSYYDYAGTPEPHDRISASPRDTRLVFNMFGILSDHNSLVLTHEDLFRFFCQILGDKKLTSDLYIELSQTLKYATDFIFVGFQFDQWPMQMLLRLLNPERNKGRQYALNPAVAEETRVFFADQFEVEFVGEITPAQFLDELAARWDAEEQQRADAGAPLQQTLRDWLKQGHLARILEKLEGTPAAQDAAFQLGRLSELRRSIHEGVVSSDNAQLEMNKIRKAVQHLIEGLT from the coding sequence ATGCTCTCCGCTACTGTCAGCCCCGCCCAAATCGCCTGGAAAGACATTCTCCGCGCCCTGCGCGACCAAAAATGCGTCCTCCTCCTCGGTCCGGACTTGCTGCCCGACGAAAATTGCTTCCTTTCCCTGTGCCAACACCTCGGCATTGACTTCGCCGACTTGCCCGGCTCGCTCCCACGCGACGTGGCTATGGTCTATCCCAAAGACGAACTATTCCTCTTCCCCAACGATGCCGCCCGCACCCGCACGTGGCGCCGCTTTGAGGAATTTTACGACGACTGGCAACATCGCGTTGCGCCGATGTACGCATCCATCGCCGCGCTGCCTTTCCCCGTCGTCATCAGCACCCTGCCCGACTTGGGGCTGCGCCGCGTCTTTGAGCAACGCGGCATCCTTCACCAGTTCAGTTATTACGACTACGCCGGCACCCCCGAACCGCACGACCGCATCAGCGCCTCCCCGCGCGACACGCGCCTCGTCTTCAATATGTTCGGCATCCTCAGCGACCACAACTCGCTCGTGCTGACCCACGAAGACCTGTTTCGTTTCTTTTGCCAGATACTCGGCGACAAAAAACTCACCAGCGACCTCTACATCGAACTCTCCCAAACCCTAAAATACGCCACCGACTTCATCTTTGTCGGCTTTCAGTTCGACCAGTGGCCGATGCAAATGCTCCTGCGCCTGCTCAACCCCGAACGCAACAAAGGCCGCCAGTACGCCCTCAACCCCGCCGTCGCCGAAGAAACCCGCGTCTTTTTTGCCGACCAGTTTGAAGTCGAGTTCGTCGGCGAAATCACTCCCGCCCAATTCCTCGACGAACTCGCCGCGCGCTGGGATGCTGAAGAACAACAGCGCGCCGACGCAGGCGCTCCCCTCCAGCAAACCCTCCGCGACTGGCTCAAACAAGGGCACTTGGCCCGCATCCTCGAAAAACTCGAGGGCACACCCGCTGCTCAAGACGCCGCTTTCCAACTTGGCCGCCTTAGCGAACTCCGCCGCTCCATCCATGAAGGCGTGGTGAGCAGCGACAACGCCCAACTGGAAATGAACAAAATCCGAAAAGCCGTGCAACATTTAATCGAAGGACTGACATGA
- a CDS encoding CocE/NonD family hydrolase encodes MSKQFYLFLFVAICCSAALPAQDAAADSAFIRDHYTKREVMIPMRDGTQLFTSIYSPKDQSRDYPIIMRRTPYSCSPYGADAYSTRFQNMHLARAGYIFVFQDVRGRYMSEGEFVDVRPFNPNKKSPKDTDEASDTYDAVEWLLQYVPNHNGRVGVMGISYPGFYATMAALAGHPAIRAVSPQAPVTDWFIGDDFHHNGAFMLMDGFSFYSGFGKPRPEPTTKSNPGFSDWNTPDNYEFFLRAGALPNFSEKYGMKDIPFWQELMAHPDYDDWWKARNPRPHLKNLKPAVMTVGGLFDAEDCFGAWRVYEAIEKQNPPSMSNRIVMGPWVHGGWARGTGERLGNISFGQATSPWYEQHIELPFFEFYLKDKCEMNLPEALIFETGSNQWTQYDTWPPREAKPAKYYFQQGGKLSAAPPSAAQKPSPPQYDEYRSDPAKPVPYTQDVHLRRTREYMTDDQRFAARRPDVLVYQTATLTEPTTVTGTITADLWVSLSTTDADFVVKLIDVFPDTLKERENGVPLGGYQMLVRGEIMRGRYRNSFEKPEPFQPGKPTQVRFDLPDVAHTFLPGHKIMVQVQSSWFPLADRNPQQFINIYRAKDEDFVPANIQVHRSGAHASGVILPVLKR; translated from the coding sequence ATGTCCAAGCAATTTTACCTCTTTCTTTTTGTCGCTATTTGCTGTTCGGCAGCCTTGCCCGCACAAGACGCTGCCGCCGATTCCGCGTTTATCCGCGACCACTACACCAAACGCGAGGTAATGATTCCGATGCGCGACGGCACGCAACTGTTCACCTCCATCTATTCGCCCAAAGACCAGTCGCGCGACTACCCCATCATCATGCGGCGCACGCCTTATTCCTGCTCGCCTTACGGAGCCGACGCATACTCCACCCGATTTCAAAACATGCACCTCGCTCGCGCTGGCTACATCTTTGTTTTTCAGGACGTGAGAGGGCGCTACATGAGCGAGGGCGAATTCGTGGACGTGCGGCCTTTCAACCCCAACAAAAAATCGCCCAAAGACACGGATGAAGCCTCCGACACCTACGACGCGGTGGAATGGCTCCTCCAATATGTGCCCAACCACAACGGCAGGGTCGGGGTGATGGGCATATCCTATCCCGGCTTCTACGCCACCATGGCCGCTTTGGCTGGCCACCCGGCCATTCGAGCCGTGTCGCCGCAAGCCCCCGTGACCGATTGGTTCATCGGCGACGATTTTCACCACAACGGGGCATTCATGCTGATGGACGGTTTTTCCTTCTATTCGGGCTTTGGCAAACCGCGCCCCGAACCCACCACCAAAAGCAACCCGGGCTTTTCCGATTGGAACACGCCCGACAACTACGAGTTTTTCCTACGCGCAGGCGCCTTGCCCAATTTCTCGGAAAAATACGGCATGAAAGACATCCCCTTCTGGCAGGAACTCATGGCCCACCCAGACTACGACGACTGGTGGAAAGCCCGCAACCCGCGCCCCCATTTGAAAAACCTAAAACCCGCCGTGATGACCGTCGGAGGTTTGTTCGATGCCGAAGATTGCTTCGGCGCATGGCGCGTCTATGAGGCCATCGAAAAACAAAATCCCCCCTCCATGAGCAACCGCATCGTGATGGGGCCTTGGGTGCATGGCGGCTGGGCGCGCGGCACCGGCGAGCGATTGGGCAACATCTCCTTTGGCCAAGCCACCAGCCCGTGGTACGAGCAGCACATCGAATTGCCGTTCTTCGAATTTTACCTCAAAGACAAATGCGAGATGAACCTGCCCGAAGCACTCATTTTTGAAACGGGCAGCAATCAGTGGACTCAATACGACACTTGGCCGCCACGCGAAGCCAAACCTGCGAAGTACTATTTTCAGCAGGGTGGAAAATTGAGCGCCGCCCCGCCGTCCGCCGCCCAAAAACCAAGCCCTCCCCAATACGACGAATATCGCAGCGACCCAGCCAAACCCGTGCCTTACACACAAGACGTGCACCTGCGCCGCACCCGCGAATACATGACCGACGACCAGCGTTTCGCGGCCCGCCGACCCGACGTGCTGGTGTATCAGACAGCAACGCTGACCGAGCCAACCACCGTGACTGGCACCATCACCGCCGACCTATGGGTGAGCCTCAGCACAACAGACGCGGATTTTGTGGTGAAACTGATAGACGTGTTCCCCGACACACTCAAAGAAAGGGAAAACGGCGTCCCGCTCGGCGGCTACCAAATGCTCGTGCGCGGTGAAATCATGCGAGGGCGCTACCGCAACAGCTTCGAAAAACCCGAGCCATTCCAACCCGGCAAGCCGACACAGGTTCGCTTTGATTTGCCCGATGTGGCACACACCTTCCTGCCCGGCCACAAAATCATGGTGCAAGTGCAGAGCAGTTGGTTCCCTCTGGCCGACCGCAACCCGCAGCAGTTCATCAATATCTATCGGGCCAAAGACGAGGATTTTGTGCCTGCCAACATTCAGGTGCATCGTTCGGGTGCCCACGCCTCAGGCGTGATATTGCCCGTGCTGAAGCGATAA
- the mazG gene encoding nucleoside triphosphate pyrophosphohydrolase, which translates to MNTRQQKLDAFGRLLTIMDELREQCPWDRKQTLESLRNLTIEETYELADAILNNDLPGIKEEIGDLMLHMVFYAKIGDEKGAFDIADALHAICDKLIARHPHIYGDVKVKDEEEVKQNWEQLKLKEGKKSLLAGVPNGLPAMVKAYRMQEKTKQVGFEWENAEQVWAKVEEELGELQENIQNNAPQKDIEEEFGDVLFALVNYARFIGVDPETALERVNRKFKSRFEYIEAQAPKPLKEMTLAEMDVLWEEAKEGERAQI; encoded by the coding sequence ATGAACACTCGCCAGCAAAAACTCGATGCCTTCGGTCGCCTGCTCACCATCATGGACGAACTCCGCGAGCAATGCCCCTGGGACCGCAAACAGACCCTCGAATCGCTCCGCAACCTCACCATCGAAGAAACCTACGAACTCGCCGACGCGATTTTGAATAACGACCTGCCCGGCATCAAAGAGGAAATCGGCGACCTCATGTTGCACATGGTTTTTTATGCCAAAATCGGCGACGAAAAAGGCGCGTTCGACATCGCCGATGCGCTTCACGCGATTTGCGACAAACTCATCGCCCGCCACCCCCACATCTACGGCGACGTAAAAGTGAAAGACGAGGAAGAGGTGAAACAAAACTGGGAGCAACTCAAACTCAAAGAAGGCAAAAAATCGCTGCTTGCCGGCGTACCCAACGGCCTGCCCGCCATGGTGAAAGCCTACCGGATGCAGGAAAAGACCAAGCAAGTTGGCTTCGAGTGGGAAAATGCCGAACAAGTGTGGGCCAAAGTGGAAGAAGAACTCGGCGAATTGCAAGAGAACATTCAGAACAACGCTCCGCAAAAAGACATCGAAGAGGAGTTCGGCGACGTGCTGTTCGCCCTCGTCAACTACGCCCGCTTCATCGGCGTGGACCCCGAAACGGCGCTGGAGCGCGTCAACCGCAAGTTCAAATCCCGCTTCGAGTACATCGAGGCGCAAGCGCCCAAACCCTTGAAAGAGATGACGTTGGCGGAGATGGACGTGCTGTGGGAGGAGGCGAAGGAGGGAGAGCGGGCACAAATTTGA
- a CDS encoding site-specific DNA-methyltransferase, with protein sequence MAARLPDQSVDLVLTDPPFGIEFQAKKANYNRKGSRVLEGYNEVKGSDYLEFTRQWLSQVRRVLKPSGSLYIFSGWNYLKDLLIALDELDFTLVNHLIWKYQFGLVTKRKYVTSHYHVLFCSLDEKQRKFFPYARFDKEERHADGGSAHYKDKEDVWVIPREYWNGDVKTPTKLPAELIRKILAYSSEPGDLVLDPFLGSGQTAVVSHLEGRRYVGFEIVPEYFEFAKKRLDSGEYRIKAE encoded by the coding sequence ATGGCCGCCCGCCTGCCCGACCAATCGGTGGATTTGGTGCTGACCGACCCGCCGTTTGGCATCGAATTTCAGGCTAAAAAGGCAAACTATAACCGCAAAGGCAGCCGCGTGTTGGAGGGCTACAACGAAGTGAAAGGCTCGGATTATCTGGAATTTACGCGCCAATGGCTCTCGCAGGTGCGGCGGGTGCTAAAACCCTCCGGCAGCCTCTACATCTTCTCCGGCTGGAACTATCTCAAGGACTTGCTCATCGCGCTCGACGAGCTGGATTTCACGCTCGTCAACCACCTGATTTGGAAATACCAGTTCGGGCTTGTCACCAAGCGAAAGTATGTCACCTCGCACTATCACGTCCTTTTTTGCAGCCTCGACGAGAAACAGCGCAAGTTTTTTCCCTACGCCCGCTTCGACAAGGAAGAGCGACACGCCGACGGCGGCAGCGCCCACTACAAAGACAAGGAGGACGTGTGGGTGATTCCGCGCGAATATTGGAACGGCGATGTGAAAACGCCTACCAAATTGCCCGCCGAGCTGATTCGGAAAATCTTGGCGTACAGCAGCGAACCGGGCGACCTTGTGCTCGACCCGTTTCTCGGTTCGGGCCAAACGGCGGTGGTGAGCCACTTGGAGGGGCGGCGCTATGTGGGTTTCGAAATCGTGCCGGAGTATTTTGAGTTTGCAAAAAAACGGCTGGATAGCGGGGAGTATCGCATCAAGGCTGAGTGA
- a CDS encoding SUMF1/EgtB/PvdO family nonheme iron enzyme has translation MNRYPGIRPFRTEEQSLFFGRDADIERLHRLLDLEQIVILYGKSGYGKSSLLSAGIYPKLEAEQQYRHFEIRLGPYKNAESAAPAQNTINTLKSAVAPPDAFVADALFPAESSLWLAIKRLQSPANKRFILFFDQFEELFTYPPEQILEFKKQLAEALYSRVPNRLEKNIAAAALDPQTEDALYTPFELKVLFSIRSDRMSLLNGLKDYLPNLLQHTCELDALDEQQAERAMAEPAALPQTVTRHSETIRFDTPPFKYAPETIAAIFNALRDERGRIETSALQIVCKHVEDNIVTSGRWTADGGRPNQPITIGTADLGDLRSVFRNFYENTLDGLPAHEQDAARRLCEDVLISREGIRLPFAEQALVAQGFAPDLLERLARASLLRVERDDQGRMLYEIGHDTLVGPIAESALARREREEKERLRREAEEQRREKELAIAARRRARLVAAGAILLSLVAIGASFLAYLKSEQASEAAALVLQKEQQVAQKTAEADSLFVSVRKAEAGVDTAKARLALAETQTQTERQLARQNLAEAERASADVVRLLMENAHRSMLLLNYERALQLLRSAADLAAKATPGSPLHDTRSAVLDALLEPIYFYNETGQGALIQEDLRRIARLGSFNLSASGNTQRQALRDALNKLRPARFAFLEARYYPFMLPVKGGEFRPGCVKPADCLQDDDDGYRVRLSDFHIAESETTVWQYNLFLAAQGKNIFDDKNTMPRPSWGWEGNNPIVYVSWYDACLYANWASRQHGLDTVYAMTNRQERNETYYTDTYDVTEDSTANGFRLPTEAQWEYAARGGARQDTFLYAGSDTLERVGWYALNSGNRTNPVKQLRPNALGLYDMSGNVWEWCQDWYDSYPNGVFTDRRGPVSGSYRVPRGGSWGNSADYAHVADRYIYTPDLRGVDYGFRLSRAR, from the coding sequence ATGAACAGATACCCCGGCATACGACCTTTTCGCACCGAAGAACAAAGCCTGTTCTTCGGGCGCGATGCCGACATCGAGCGCCTGCACCGACTGCTCGACCTGGAGCAGATTGTCATCCTCTACGGCAAATCCGGCTACGGCAAAAGCTCGCTCCTCTCTGCGGGCATCTATCCCAAACTCGAAGCGGAGCAGCAGTATCGCCACTTCGAAATCCGGCTCGGCCCTTATAAAAACGCCGAGTCGGCAGCCCCCGCCCAGAACACCATAAACACCCTCAAATCTGCCGTCGCGCCGCCCGATGCCTTCGTCGCCGATGCGCTTTTTCCTGCCGAATCCTCGCTTTGGCTCGCCATCAAACGCCTCCAATCGCCCGCCAATAAACGATTTATCCTTTTTTTCGACCAATTTGAAGAACTCTTCACCTACCCCCCGGAGCAAATACTCGAATTCAAAAAACAACTCGCCGAGGCGCTTTACAGCCGCGTGCCAAATCGCCTCGAAAAAAACATCGCCGCCGCCGCCCTCGACCCCCAAACTGAAGATGCCCTCTACACGCCCTTCGAACTCAAAGTCCTCTTCAGCATCCGCTCCGACCGCATGAGCCTGCTCAACGGCCTCAAAGACTACCTCCCCAACCTCCTCCAGCACACTTGCGAACTCGACGCCCTCGACGAGCAGCAAGCCGAGCGGGCCATGGCCGAACCCGCCGCTTTGCCGCAGACCGTCACCCGCCACTCGGAAACCATCCGTTTCGACACGCCGCCCTTCAAATACGCCCCCGAAACCATCGCCGCCATCTTCAACGCCCTGCGCGACGAGCGCGGCCGCATCGAAACCTCCGCCCTCCAAATCGTGTGCAAACACGTCGAAGACAACATCGTAACCAGTGGACGGTGGACGGCAGACGGTGGACGGCCCAATCAACCTATCACCATCGGCACCGCCGACCTCGGCGACCTCCGCTCCGTCTTTCGCAACTTCTACGAAAACACCCTCGACGGCCTGCCCGCCCACGAACAAGATGCCGCCCGCCGCCTTTGCGAAGACGTGCTCATCAGCCGCGAAGGCATCCGCCTGCCCTTCGCCGAGCAGGCCCTCGTCGCCCAGGGATTCGCCCCCGACCTGCTCGAGCGCCTCGCCCGAGCCTCCCTCCTGCGCGTGGAGCGCGACGACCAGGGGCGTATGCTCTACGAAATCGGCCACGATACCCTCGTGGGCCCCATTGCCGAATCCGCCCTCGCTCGCCGCGAACGCGAAGAAAAAGAACGCCTCCGCCGCGAAGCCGAAGAGCAGCGCCGCGAAAAAGAACTAGCCATCGCCGCGCGTCGCCGCGCCCGCCTCGTGGCCGCAGGCGCCATCCTGCTCTCCCTCGTAGCCATCGGCGCATCTTTTCTCGCCTATTTGAAGTCCGAGCAAGCCAGCGAGGCCGCCGCCCTCGTGCTGCAAAAAGAACAACAGGTTGCCCAAAAAACGGCCGAGGCCGACAGCCTCTTCGTCTCCGTGCGCAAGGCCGAAGCAGGCGTGGACACCGCCAAAGCCCGGCTTGCCCTTGCCGAAACCCAAACCCAAACCGAACGACAACTCGCCCGGCAAAACCTCGCCGAGGCCGAACGCGCCTCCGCCGACGTGGTGCGGCTGCTCATGGAAAACGCCCATCGCTCCATGCTCCTGCTCAACTATGAGCGCGCGCTCCAACTCCTCCGCTCCGCTGCTGACCTCGCCGCCAAAGCCACCCCCGGCAGCCCCCTCCACGATACCCGCAGCGCCGTGCTCGACGCACTCCTCGAACCCATCTATTTCTACAACGAAACAGGACAAGGCGCGCTCATCCAGGAAGACCTGCGCCGCATCGCTCGCCTCGGCAGCTTCAACTTGTCGGCCAGCGGCAACACGCAGCGTCAAGCCCTGCGCGACGCGCTCAACAAACTGCGCCCCGCCCGCTTCGCCTTCCTCGAAGCCCGCTACTACCCCTTCATGCTGCCCGTGAAAGGCGGCGAGTTCCGACCCGGCTGCGTCAAACCAGCCGACTGCCTGCAGGACGACGATGACGGCTATCGCGTTCGCCTCTCCGATTTCCATATAGCCGAATCGGAAACCACCGTGTGGCAGTACAACCTCTTCCTCGCCGCGCAGGGCAAAAACATATTCGACGACAAAAACACCATGCCCCGACCATCGTGGGGATGGGAAGGCAACAACCCCATCGTGTACGTAAGCTGGTACGATGCCTGCCTCTACGCCAACTGGGCAAGCAGACAGCACGGCCTCGACACCGTGTACGCGATGACCAACCGGCAGGAGCGAAATGAAACATACTATACCGACACTTACGACGTGACGGAAGATTCCACGGCCAACGGCTTCCGCCTGCCCACCGAAGCACAGTGGGAATACGCCGCCCGGGGCGGCGCCCGTCAGGATACTTTCCTGTACGCAGGCTCCGACACGCTCGAACGGGTCGGATGGTATGCCCTCAACAGCGGCAACCGCACCAACCCTGTGAAACAACTGCGCCCCAACGCGCTCGGCCTCTACGACATGAGCGGCAACGTGTGGGAATGGTGTCAGGATTGGTACGACAGTTATCCGAACGGCGTTTTCACAGACCGGCGCGGCCCTGTCTCAGGCTCCTACCGCGTCCCACGCGGCGGGTCGTGGGGCAACAGCGCGGACTACGCGCACGTCGCCGACCGCTACATCTACACGCCTGACCTCCGCGGCGTCGACTACGGTTTCCGCCTCTCCAGGGCACGTTAA